Proteins co-encoded in one Nicotiana sylvestris chromosome 7, ASM39365v2, whole genome shotgun sequence genomic window:
- the LOC104232471 gene encoding uncharacterized protein, giving the protein MAFLQNQFPLVLLLFLLCFSQCEGAKSIHDLLKSKGLPAGLLPKEVKSYNFSDSGLLEVFLDGPCLTKFDTMAFYDSIVKANLTYGSLAGVEGLSQQELFVWLPVKGIMVDNPSSGLILFDIGLAHKQLSLSLFEDPPHCKSDGVLKKNGRKEKGFEDQR; this is encoded by the exons atGGCATTTCTTCAAAACCAATTTCCACTAGTTTTACTCTTGTTTTTGTTGTGTTTTTCACAGTGTGAAGGAGCTAAGTCAATTCATGATCTCCTTAAATCCAAAGGGTTACCAGCAGGACTTCTTCCTAAAGAAGTGAAATCTTACAATTTTTCAGATAGTGGACTTCTTGAAGTGTTTCTAGATGGGCCTTGTTTGACTAAGTTTGATACTATGGCCTTTTATGACAGTATAGTGAAGGCTAATCTCACTTATGGTTCACTTGCTGGAGTAGAAGGCCTTTCTCAACAAGAGCTTTTTGTATGGTTACCAGTTAAAGGAATTATGGTTGATAATCCATCCTCTGGTCTTATTCTTTTTGATATTGGTTTGGCTCATAAAcagctttctctttctctttttgaaGATCCTCCCCATTGCAAATCAGATG GCGTTTTGAAAAAGAATGGTCGGAAGGAGAAAGGATTTGAAGATCAAAGATAA